The DNA segment atgcaatttttaaacaaaaacaagattgtttacatgaaatatcccagtacattggtaagtacaggtaaaagattttgatactttcaattacaattaatgaaaatcactattatttatcatttaattgaatttattgttttgcaggtaacatgaatgatgcaaaggattcagttatgcaagttaaaatatcaagcttaaataaattatgagatattatgttccaagaagagtgtttaaagttaaaatcaGTTCCCTGATGAGATTTCTTCTTAGACCGGTAAGACCCtaacgttacaaaaaaaaaatacctgaaagcaaccttgttattgaatgctaattttatttatgaacatattttcagaTGTCAGTGTTTGTACCCTAAAAAGGACTAAAAAAGAAGGCCACATAAATAAAGGCGTATGGTTACGGGAGTTTgactgggaggtgttaatgcatccaccgtatagtcctgaccttgcaccttcagatttccatctgtttcaatcgctgcaggattccttaggcagtgtcaggttgacatcacaagaggactgccaaaaccacttgtcgcagttttttcatcagaagccccaaaatttttatagcaatgggatcgttTCCcgaccaacaagatggcaaaaagttgtcaaacaaaatgacacctatatattttagtcaattgtaaataaactgtataaaaaaaacctttcgaaagtttatataaaatgcgaaaaaaattTCCGCAACCTTTGATTTTCTGTGTTGTTTTTTCATCTCCCCTTAATCCTTGGTTTTTAATCACCTTGCAAGGGAGGGTTATTGGTTTCAGGCATgtacaagtatgtattaaataaacatatttgagaataattaatacaatctaaacacaccggcaaaattagaggaacataacaacattttcaatttttttttaattgttcactgatttttatatatttatttatttactaaataaatatataatgatataaaaaaatattgattataaaaaaataaattataaatatataaatttagggcataaaaacgtgaaaaatagaaaaaaatcagcaaaaataaaaaaattaagaaaatctttgaaattttagtagtaagtttttaagataaattctccatttttattaaagaaatgccatgttaaaagcgtgtaatgccttctatagatctcaagagggcctggatacgccattccatgcttgcattttaattgtcaatcatttcctgtgggatattctcctactcctccagtagcgccaactcgagctcctggacacattttggagctggagttttaactcgtactgttcacccattgatgtaccacacgtcttcaatcggatccacatctgtagaccacgctggcctctccacctgggctgcgccagcatcgtttaggtaataatgcccaattttcttactctatggacgcacataaaattgaaattactacctaaaattgtgtaaaaggaacaccatgcagttccaggatttcggtgctatagccctgtactgtcaaagtaccatcatctataatcatcagctccatgcgggctccaaatcatatgcaactccaaaccattacgaagcctgcatcataggccactgtttccggtaagtttgatggcctgtagctttccttatgatttatccacattctttatcacccgtcaatacaatgtacacagaatttgctcccatcactgtacagcacaagatttcactcacttgtctaattttgatgttcacgcgcaaatcttagcctggctcttcggtgtcctgtctcaagttttggtgcccttgctggcacttttgagtttaatttaacttctttgagtcttcttcttactgtacaatcacttacacgttcatcttggatctgttccgacaggtttcgtgtctacATAGCAGTTtaaggtcgatttcttaagttttgtttccttaaaaATGGTCATCTTGAACCATtttcacccgatatctgccttgttctcgtctccgaacgtaagatccagtctctctgaagcgttgaaagttacgatgaaccacggaagccgacacacctaaggcctgactgaccggacggtaggtgtgacctttctctaccgtggttacagctctaggtgtcgcagatgctgggaaatcactaattttgtatctaagcaatgtggtcttccaaaaaccaaacaatcaaatgagctgagcataccttgcaccccgctaaaacgccattcttatcaggaacacttacaacgtcaataatcgaaaaacacttattagggcataattgctataaaaaccctgtcaacttgccagttttgttcaatattttatttcttgaatgagcttagaagctataaaaaaggctttcagacagcccgacccacttcagttcaagttttggcccttttcacctatgttccgctaattttgccagtgtgtgtatgatgcttgcgagtaataatataatataggaaattatttaagatttaaattaaattatatttaaacttagaaacagtagtgacaatttagcttaagaaaatgaagataattgtttggttaaattatattttgtaatatatttcatgatgtACGGTAAGTATTAAAGAAGACGTTttaataatccgaccaaaaaatgcaaaatttttcgtcaaaaacaaaatacaatgaaatttattgcaaaataaaatgtaagtaaacaacaacaataaacttattcttgaaatgagttatccaaactaaaatataatattattgtcattaataataataataataatactccccacaccggtttcggtgacggtggccggtttcattaaaagcaggccaggtacgcaggagtaattttatagtgcccaagtgtgtgcgcagtacacaagagcactctctattccttttactctcataacccagtgggacggaagaccaacacgactggcgagagatcaggcgcaggaccgacttttttacatgcccatccgacgcatggatcatcatacttgtcagacaatcaggtgatcagcctgcattgtcctaaccaaacttggaaataacatgtttccaacgcgggattcgaacccacgacctccggagttgagagcgacgctctaaccactagaccacggaggcgtcattaataatcaagtatcaaaactataattccgactatagacaaggttgccatacgtagattttttgaatttgccgcctttttccagtatcatctttcgctagccagactagTAAAAACTAAGAAAGTAAGGTAcctaatttattaaaacatacaCATAAACCATTTTGCCAATAGAGTCAGAGTTCAGAGTTCACACATTGACGATCAAATACATTTCATTATCAGTCCCCGAATTCTCTGACCTCTGTGGACTTAGTgacatgaaataaaaaaaaatatataacctaTTTTTACAATTTGAAAGTCAACAAAGtcgtgaaaataaataaattatcaatAAAAACTGGTGGGGATTGTATAGTAGTACCGTTAATTAATATGTCCGTCTACACAGAAGAGTACTTGAAGGAGAAATTGACAAAGGAATTGGAAGCCGTTCATGTTGTAAGTATTGGCTGTCAAATTGTTATAACACGTCTCTCGTTTTACGTTTATCattctattattattgaatatgaaCAAATTTGTAGGCCCTAATCTGTTTTGATAATCGAGATGGGAAGGCGATCTAATCCCGATAAATTCTTCGTTACCAAAGTAGTGCTATTGCCGGGTATATTTTTGGCACTGTTGGTGCGATGGTGCGTCGCGTCCTACCCCTACTCGGGCTACCAGAAGCCGCCGATGTACGGGGACTACGAGGCGCAGAGGCACTGGCAGGAGATCACGTTGCACACACCCTCAGATACGTGGTACAAGAACACTTCACAGAATGACTTGCAGTATTGGGGCCTGGACTACCCGCCGCTGACTGCATACCACAGTCTGCTGATGGGACTCGTGGCGGACTGGCTGGACCCGGAGTCCGTCCGCCTGTTCGCGTCCAGAGGCTACGAGACCGAGAGTCACAAGATGTTCATGAGATGGACTGTGTTTTTGAGTGACCTATACTTCTTCGTCACTTCTGTGCTGTGTTTGTGTATCGAGCTCGAGAGATCGCGGCATAAGGACGACAAAAATGTATTCAAGCGTACCGACATAGCCACGACTCTGTTTCTCCTGTACCCGGGGATTATTTTAATAGATCACGGCCACTTTCAATACAACTGCGTCTCCTTGGGCCTATTTTTATGGGCGACCTTCTTTTTAATAGGCATAGAAATGGATATATTGTGCACAATACTATTTGTCTTCGCACTAAACTACAAGCAGATGGAGCTGTACCACGCTCTGCCGTTTTTCTTCTACTTGTTGCGAACATGTTTTTTTGTTCAGCCCAAACGCAAGTACTACAATATATTCAAAAAGTTTATAAAGCTAGGTATAACCGTCGTAACTACTTTTATATTAGTCTGGTATCCTATCTCCTCATCGATGGAGTATGTCTTCCAGATCATACACAGGCTGTTCCCCCTGATGCGGGGAGTATTCGAGGACAAAGTTTCCAATATATGGTGCTccgttaatatatttataaaactcaaaactaTCTACACGAACGAGGAGATGGTTAGTATGTGTTTTCTCACCACGATGATGTCTGCCATGATATCATGCTTAGATCTATTCTTTAGATTTAACAAAAGGAAATTTGTTTTATCGTGTATAAATGTGTCTCTAGCATTTTTCCTATTCTCTTTTCAAGTGCACGAAAAGTCTATATTGCTGGTGGCTATTCCAGTAGCTTTGCACTTTCCGGAGGACCCTTTTATGTGCTTCTGGTTTCTTATAGTGTCCACCTTTAGTATGCTACCTCTACTTCTTAAAGATGGTCTCTTGATACCGCTCATTTGCACGAGTCTAGTGTACACGGGGTGTTATAGTATTGCTTTACAATTAGCAGTGCCCAGTTCAGGTATACTGTCATTCTTTAGCGCCAAAACGGTTTACAAAGCAGTGAATACTAATTATAACTCTATATACTTAAAGTTCCTGAGCACAATATTCTTTTTCTCGCTGCAAGGAATGTTTTGGTTAGCCTTAGGTACTTCGTTTGTGAAACCTCCGGAAAGGTACCCGGACTTATTCCCTGTACTGATATCATTGTTTTCGTGCGcacattttgtatttttctttgtttatttcaattattgtcAATTATCACTGCCAACGTGTTTAACTgttgtatttaaaattaaaaagaattgATTGTAAACTTTGTCTTAGAGTGACCagtagttttaaattttaaatgcattCCGAATAAAATAGCTGTTAAATTATATTCTGAGTTTTCTTttcatctacattctacatcgTACATACTTTATACTCCATACCCTTATACTTACCTACATGCCTAGAATaagaaaaatcaaaatttttgattgatttaataaaaaaaagcagCAACCCATTCACCGGTACCACCATTCAcaggtaaacaaaataatacatttCTAAGTGGGTTTCAAGTAGAGATGGTCACAGTAATCATCTTTAACCCTTTAGCCGCCAAGGtcggaataatccgacaaatattttcgtgcccatttcgccaaggtcggataTTTACGACCAGTACCACTACTCGTCTTTTTTGTTCGATAgcactgtattatattaaaataatgtttatacttggtaaatagttaacgaagtaatcatttacaattgattacactttagtttcttaattagaagacctaaaaataatgtctaaagttaaataaattaccgaaaatattcttagaaaagtgtattgatgtCCAACGCCTGAGTCGGAAAAATCACATCAATCAACAGTAGGGACGGGACATAAGCAATGATTTACTGATACAAAAATccacataaattaaaacatttctgtttttactgtctaatttattataaaacaaataaagcaatggttactgaacaaataaacgtgtttgttttacttaatttataataaatatagtataaaaatttcagTGATTGAATTGATGATTTCCATCCCTAGCCTGCATGTTTAGAAACGAATGTTGTTAGCACACCCTGCGCCACGGTCGGAAAAAGACGACCGCTTCTGACGTCATAAGCGAGTGCCGCCTTCTAGAAATTTCCACTAGTGTTGTGCTTATGATGATGCTATCGATAAGTGTGATTGTAGCggatacttaaattagaaataaaattacaataaattacaaagtagcgctttcctatctgtctgtctgctacgacTTAAAGATGAAATTGTATGCGTGTAAAGGGGATGGGATATCGatctactattgaaaatctatatttgtaGTAGGTTATTTATTTAGACAACTCAATTATTTAATCCGTGAaaactatgaaattaatattatttgaaatgtaataacaatgagtttctaaaatactagagtagcaatgtcttacaaaagattctcagaaatgcgtaaccacttttttgttcaaaagacattgtcaagtcatatattcgttatgtcattattcgaagtggcaacgcgttgctaccgtaaacttccaatctagttacgttagtaacatagaatatcattgtgtaataacaaatatcgcgaattatgtcacttcactattcaagctgtttttatctaatgtttttgccagcgttgtatatttacttacaaatactagatatcagtttatactttatataaattataaattaagaaataaattatcgacatcgaaaacgataagtattgcacatcactatttgttgtaggtataaatttttcgatttatgGTGCCAGCGCTAGAGGCACGACAATTGATTTTAAGCTGGGCGGTTAAAGGgttaatatctaatattataaaactaaagaGTTTATTTGTTATGTTAAGATAAAGCCAAGTTAAAGCTTCTAGGCTATAACATCACGCTGCGCCCTACAGGACTAAAGAATCAgtaaaaaatgtggaaaaataaaTGGAGGTACTACCTGTTGCCCGCGTGCAAAAAAGGTAGTACCTCCATTTCTTTTCACTTTATATCATTACCGTCATGTACGGTCTATTGcatctgtagccctagcacggccaccagtagtaATGCGAAAATATacacaaactgtggacataaactaaaggtgccgttccgatctttaccgcggccaaaaaaaagtggcattttaattgaatttttgggaacaaAAAAAGATCGGAGCGCTACCatagtttgtccatactttcgcaattTTActagtggccgtgctagggTGGCTGGTGTCATATTTGGTCTGacgccacagacatagatcaagatagataccgcatgtgtatgtagtatgtacttcgcgtgccatatcgcgttcccaaacgacgagcaatgctcgtctttcgaaagtctgttctttagtctgcgcccCACTGTTATCAGAAccggacgtcaatcggattgACGTCCGGTTTTTTCGGTAAGAAAATTAGAGCAGTaaaaattcgaatagaaacgttgtcctagataatggacacgtttcttatcatcggtacgtcactgtaggtaggaaaaaagtggcacgcctCTTTTCATACAAACGGAGGGACATGcgatatctatcttgatctatgtctgtgtctGACACAAAATGTGGTTGACCCTAATATTAATAGCCcccaccggtttcggtgacgaaacaggccaggtacgcaggagtaatttttatagtgcccaagtgtgtgcacagtacacaagagcactctctatttctttaccgtcataacccagtgggactcgaccgatacgactggcgagagatctggcgcaggaccgactttttacatgcccatccaacgcataGATGACACAGACagtcaggtgatcagtctgcattgtcctaaccaaacttggaaacaacaatgtttccaacgcgggattcgaacccacgacctccgaagtCGAGAGAGAGCCACGCTCTGactactagaccacggaggcgtcatgtGGTTGACCCTAATCACGGTGTGACGTAATGCATGAATGACCCGTTATGTGCCCGCAGGAGGTAGTGGACGAGAGCGACGGGTGCGGCGGCAAGTTCTCGGTGCTGGTGGTGTCGGACAAGTTCCAGGGGAAACCGCCGCTCGCCAGGCACAGGTTTGTGTGGTACCAGCCGGATAGTGCCCGGTTTGTAAGGTGACATGAGTTAATGTATTCAACTGTCAGCACTGATTGCTGAATGATTTGTCGTTAGCCAGTCAAATGAGCTTGTGATAACATCtagtccaggggttcccaaacttattttgcctACTGCTCattttgagaacaaattatgttttaacgctttacgcccccattgtttcaatttaaaatgcattcagatgacataaatcaccccccaagcctgtACTGTTTACACaatgcccccatttttttctggatcCCATACCGCCCCCCTTTAGACGTtttcgcccactttgggaaagccTGATCTAGTCATAGAAACAGCTCAGAAACACACATAATAATCTGTTTTAATGCATGTGAACTATACAAGTTTATTTTGACAGCATTGAGTTAGTTTGGTCATTGGTTTGGtctgattaatattaatttcgGCCTTTAcgagtgccgaatttatattttgtatgagctaaggccactttatttccgctgCCCCATGTTCGAAATCTACAGaccccctaggacgctgccgctcctaggccgcggcctctaacggcctatttataaatgcaGGGCTGGTATTTACCTGtggtatttagtatttacgcATTATTTAGTACTCAAACTTAAGGAAGTTTGACTAATAAAGAAGGAATGAGAGAGAACTAATTCATGTGGTTTTCAGTCTCTGTGAAACGGTGAAAATGGTTTTTCCTACATAAGATTAAAGACAACAACATGCATAAGTTAGTTCTATCTTATTCTTCGTTTATCAATAAGGCCATACGGTACATATCTATAGTACTttacagtatattataaaaacctGACATTAACATAATAAGAGATCATAGGAACGTAAGTTATGTAAATTCGCTCGGAAATAACTGTTATGTTTGCATAACAAGACGTGTACCACGATGCTATATATTTTCAAGATTAGCAGTTTCAATTTTTATGTTCTTTAATCCTATTGtttatactttttttcattctaaattttataatatttaattaataatacattataatatgattaatttagtcttaaaaagaatgtacattgtacaacttcaagaaacatAACATATTGTAGTACCATGTTAGAAGGCCTTTAGCCTTTATGGATTAAATACTcattttaattactataatttttatgtaaattataatattttacatcatTGCATTGCAGGTTAGTTAATTCAGTGCTGCAGGAAGAGCTGAAGAGCATACAcgcgttttcacagaaaactctCACAGTAGACCAATGGAAATCTCAGTAGACGAGTATATTTAAAAGACCAGTAGACCAGGAGACCGTAAAACCGAAACAAGATGGCGTGCGTGCGAGTATCTGCCCCGGGCAAAGTGATACTACATGGAGAACATGCGGTGATGTTTGGGAAATTGGCCATAGCTGGAAGCCTGGGGCTAAGATCTTCTGTGAAAATCAAGGTAAATATAacttatgcctgttttcaccaaccgcctcctaacgctaagtggtcccctagcggccattaagttattaactatcaattcgttcattcttgttataaggcgacgaaattgcaatgtacaagattaaacgacatgtttgctgcaatgtgtcactttcttccatagtagtataattatagtagataatgcgaccaaattaaaatttcactgatcgcatacatttgttacgctataatagttcttcataatttaacaggttaataattattatttgtcatagctgaaaacatgaatcataatacaaacttttatttacatatttcggtttggtaattttgatacaagttagcaatatttgcaatgtcaaggaaaatccgaaggctgaatttttgacaaagaaaataaataattattcataactatgaaaataattaataataaggacgtagcggaaacatggcggaaagactcaaaagtcaaaacagattcttttattgatattgcatattattgtctttgaaagttgttattttgactcatataacagcctgttaaatacacacactggcaaaattagcggaacataggtaaaaagggccaaaacttgaactcaagtgggtcgggctgtctgaaagccttttttatagcttctaagctcattcaagaaataaaatattgaacaaaactggcaagttgacaggtttttatagcaattatgccctaataagtgtttttcgattattgacgttataagtgttcctgataagaatggcgttttagcggggtgaaaggtatgctcagctcatttgattgtttggtttttggaagaacacattgcttagatacaaaattagtgatttcccagcatctacGACAgatagagctgtaaccacgatagagaaaggtcacacctaccgttcggtcagtcaggccttaggtgtgtcggcttccgtggttcatcgtaacttttaacgcttcagagagactggatctcacgttcggagacgagaacaaggcagatatcgggtgacaatggttcaggatgaccattttgtaaggaaacaaaacttaagaaatcgacctcaaactgctatgcagacacgaaacctgtcggaacaggtccaagatgaacgtgtaagtgattgtacagtaagaagaagactcaaagaagttaaattaaactcaaaagtgccagcaaggtcaccaaaacttgagacaggacaccgaagagccaggctaagatttgcgcgtgaacatcaaaattagacaagtgagtgaaatcttgtgctgtacagtgatgggagcaaattctgtgtacattgtattgacaggcgataaagaatgtggatacatcataaggaaagctacaggccatcaaacttaccggaaaaagtggcctatgatgcaggcttcgtaatggtttggagttgcatatgatttggagcccgcatggagctgatgattatagatgatggtactttgacagtacagtgctatagcaccgacatcctggaactccatggtgtgccttttacacagttttaggtagtaatttaaattttatgtgcgtccat comes from the Aricia agestis chromosome 6, ilAriAges1.1, whole genome shotgun sequence genome and includes:
- the LOC121727985 gene encoding bolA-like protein 2 isoform X2, producing the protein MSVYTEEYLKEKLTKELEAVHVEVVDESDGCGGKFSVLVVSDKFQGKPPLARHRLVNSVLQEELKSIHAFSQKTLTVDQWKSQ
- the LOC121727985 gene encoding dolichyl pyrophosphate Man9GlcNAc2 alpha-1,3-glucosyltransferase-like isoform X1 yields the protein MGRRSNPDKFFVTKVVLLPGIFLALLVRWCVASYPYSGYQKPPMYGDYEAQRHWQEITLHTPSDTWYKNTSQNDLQYWGLDYPPLTAYHSLLMGLVADWLDPESVRLFASRGYETESHKMFMRWTVFLSDLYFFVTSVLCLCIELERSRHKDDKNVFKRTDIATTLFLLYPGIILIDHGHFQYNCVSLGLFLWATFFLIGIEMDILCTILFVFALNYKQMELYHALPFFFYLLRTCFFVQPKRKYYNIFKKFIKLGITVVTTFILVWYPISSSMEYVFQIIHRLFPLMRGVFEDKVSNIWCSVNIFIKLKTIYTNEEMVSMCFLTTMMSAMISCLDLFFRFNKRKFVLSCINVSLAFFLFSFQVHEKSILLVAIPVALHFPEDPFMCFWFLIVSTFSMLPLLLKDGLLIPLICTSLVYTGCYSIALQLAVPSSGILSFFSAKTVYKAVNTNYNSIYLKFLSTIFFFSLQGMFWLALGTSFVKPPERYPDLFPVLISLFSCAHFVFFFVYFNYCQLSLPTCLTVVFKIKKN